DNA from Fusobacterium sp. IOR10:
TGATTGGCATTTGGTAACATTGGCAAAACTCCCATTTCAATTGTAGTAGATCCTGTTCTAGGAATTGCAAATAACGGACCAATTACTAAAATAAGAATAGAATAATACAGAGTATTAAACTTAGGAGAAATAATTTTAGCAAAATTTTCAACCTCTCCAACTTTAGTAAATGCAAGAACCCCTAAAAGTGGAAGTCCAACTCCAGTAAGTAAAAAACCAAATCCAGCTAAAAGCCAGTTGGATCCCATATTTACACCAACAGAAGGCGGAAATATAAGGTTTCCAGCTCCAAAAAACATTGCAAATAGTGCAAAACCAAGCACTAAAATCTCTTTTTTCTTATTCATACACACACATCCCCCTTTAAACCTTAACAATAAAAAACAACCTAATCATAAGCAATTAGGTTGATGATAACTTAAATATATATTTTTAAAACTAAATTATATTTACGCAAAATTGCAATGATAATTTAATTTATATAAAAATTTATGTTTTAAGAAACCTAATATACTCTTATTCATACTAAAAAATCTGTTACGTATGACTAGTATTAGTAGCACTAATATAGTTATTAGTATCAGTAAAATATTTATTATGAATATTTTAAGTGTATTATTAAACATAAATATTTCTCCTTTGAAAAATTATAATAATATAATTTTATCAGATATTGGGTTTTATGTCAATAAATAAATCATAAAGTTAGTGATTAAGAAAATAAAATCTTTAATTAAAATTAAAATATATTAATCTTTTGAAACCAATATATATAGCTAATATTTTTTAATAAATAAAATTTATATTAAAAAAAAAGTTGACATAAATTAAAATTTTAGTTAGAATAATTGTCATAAGTGAAAAATATGCTATAAAATTAGAATATATATACCAAAAAAACAAACAATTTGTAAAAAAAAGTTAAACAGTTGTTTTAAATAAAATTTAATATAAAACAGGGGGATTATGATGACGGAAAAAAAAGAAAAAAGGGGAGAATGGAGTTCAACCTTAGGATTTATTTTAGCAGCAGCAGGATCAGCTGTAGGATTGGGGAATTTATGGAAATTTCCATATTTAGCTGGTAAAAATGGTGGAGGAGCTTACTTATTTGTATATTTAATTTTTGTTGGACTTATTGGGTTCACAATGATATTAGCTGAGATGGCAATAGGTAGAAATGGACATTCAGATGCTTTAGGTGCATTTAGAAAAGTTAGTGAAAATTGGAAATACTTAGGATTATTACAAATTTTTATTAGTTTTCTAATTTTATCTTATTACAGTGTTATTGGTGGATGGGTTTTGAAATATGTTTTTTCATTCTTAAGTGGTGGAATATCAGGGGATAAAGCAACATATTTTACTAATTATATTAGTAGTACAAATGGCCCAATAATATTTCATTTATTCTTTATGATAGCTACAGCAGCAATAGTTTTCAAAGGAGTTTCAAGTGGAATTGAAAAGGCAAGTAAATTTATGATGCCAGCATTATTTGGATTATTAATTTTAATTTGTATACGTTCAGTGACTTTACCAGGTGCAGGTGCAGGAATCAAATTTTTCTTAAAACCAGATTTTTCTAAACTTAATGGTTCAGTTGTATTAGATGCACTAAGTCAAGTTTTCTATTCATTAAGTTTAGCAATGGGTATCACAGTAACATATGGTAGTTACTTAAGAAAAGAAGAAAATTTATTAGGTAATGCAATAAAAGTACCAATTTTAGATACAATAGTAGCTGTGTTAGCAGGTTTTGCAATTTTACCAGCAGTATTTGCTCTAGGATTTAAACCAGGTGCAGGACCAGGATTAATGTTTATTACATTACCAGCAGTATTTGAACAAATGGCTTTTGGAAAATTGTTTGGATTGATGTTCTTTGTGTTGGTTTTATTTGCAGCATTAACATCTTCAATTTCTCTTTTAGAAGTTAGTACTTCTTTACTTGTGGATCAATTTAAAATAAAAAGACAAAAAGCAGTTATAATTTTAACAGCAGCATTATTTTTATTAGGTGTTCCTTCTTCTTTATCAATGGGAGTTTGGTCAGATTTAAGAATATTTTTCGGAATGAATTTCTTTGATTTCTTATGTTACTTAACTGATAATGTTTTCCTACCAATTAGTGGACTTTTAACTTGTATATTCATAGGTTATGTTTGGAAAAAAGAAGACCTTTACAAACAAATTACAAATGATGGAACTATTAAATTTAAAATGTTTAAAGTTTGGTTTGGAATGTTAAAATATGTAGCTCCTGTAATTTTAGTAGTAATATTACTAAAATCATTGGGAATTATAAATGTTTAAAAGGATATTAAAAAACTTCTAAAAAAAGAGGCGAGTACTTATTAATAAGTACTCACCTCTTTTTATTTTATTATCTGTCTTCTGGGAAGAATTTGTTTAATGTAACTCCAACTAGAGCTGCTATTGCAAGACCAGATAAAGAAACAGTTCTCCAAATTGTGATATTATTTATTCCAATACCAAGCACAAGAATAAGAGAAGCTATAATCAAATTTCTAGATATGGAAAAATCCACTTTGTATTCAATAAGAGTTCTCATTCCAACAGAAGCAATCATTCCAAATAGAATAACAGATATACCACCCATAACAGGAGTAGGTATAGTTTGTAAAATAACACCAAATTTCCCAATAAATGAAAGGACAATTGCATAGCAAGCTGCGATTCTTAAAATAGCAGGGTCATAAACTTTAGTTACTGCTAAAACACCAGTATTTTCACCATAAGTTGTATTTGCAGGACCTCCTAATAATCCAGCTACCACAGTAGCCATTCCATCTCCAAGTAAAGTTCTTGAAATACCAGGATTAGCAAAGAAATCTTTTCCAACAACTGCTCCATTAGTAGTAATATCTCCAATGTGTTCAATAAATACAACAAAGGCAATAGGTGCAATTGCAAGTACACTAGTTAGACTAAATTTAGGTACAGTGGTAAGGGAAGTCCAAGCTTCTGGAGAAAATCCAATCCAACTAGCCTCTCTTATTGGAGTAAAGTCAACCATTCCAAGTGCCATGGCAACTAGATATCCAATAACTACAGATAGAAGGATAGGTACTAACTTAAAGAAAGATTTTCCTAATAAAGATACAAGTACCATACAAATAACAACAGTTCCAGATACAATTAAACTTCTAGTATCAAATATTCCATTGGAATATCCTGCCATTGAAAGAGCAGTGGGACTAAGTCTCAATCCTATAACAACGATAGTTGGTCCAACAACTATTGGTGGGAAGAAAGATTTTACTTTTTCTACACCAAAAATTCTAACAAGTTGGCTAACTAAAACATAGACAAGACCTGCAGCGATAACTCCACCTTTAACTTCAGCTATACCATTTTCCCTTAAAACAAGAGAGATAGCTCCGATAAATGCAAAAGAAGATCCTAAAAATACAGGGACGATTTTCTTAGTACATGCATGAAAGATTAAAGTTCCAAGACCTGCTGATAAAAGAGCAACTGAAGGATTTAATCCAGTAAGGAAAGGTACAAGTACAGTAGCTCCAAACATAGCTAAGATGTGCTGAAGCCCCAGGACTAGTTTTCCTTTAGTGTTAATTTCATTCATTCATTAACCTCCATTAATATATTAAATTTATGTAATAACTTTAAAATAAATAAGATCACTTATTTTTGGACAAAAAAAATTTGAGAGTTTTCACAAATTTTCTTAAATTTTTACGTATTTTTACTATTCTATCACATTAGAAAATAGAAAGTCAAATAGTTTTATTATAAATTTTCAATAATCCCAATAAGCTTTCCAATTGAAAAAGTGATATGAGCTGTTGACTCAGTAATAACATTGCTATTACAAATAGAATCTCCCCTATATAATAAAAAATTATTTAAAGGATATTTAAAACCCCTTAGGGTTAAATTATGGACAGCATCAGTCATAGGAATAAAGGAAACAGTTTTATTGATTTCATTTATAATATGAAAATCTGAAGTAACTCTAAAGATTTTTTCTGTGTCACTTAAAAAAACAATGTTGTTGTATTTAAATAATAAATTTAAATTAGTTAAAAAATGATCAGTTCTTCCTCCTAGTCCACCTAGGATAATAATTTCATCATAATTTCTCCTTGAGATATCTGAAATTAATAACTCACCATCAGTTAGATCTTTTTCAGAATTAAATTTATTAATAATACAATTTAAACTTCTAGCTTTATCAATTAAATTTTTATCACAGGAATCTAGATCTCCCCAGATTTCCAGTGGTTTTAAATTTAATTCCAATGCAAATTTAACCCCTCCATCTGCACAAAAAATGTTTTCCTCATTTTTCAAGATTTCTTTATAGAAATTTTTAGTAGTATCCATACTACCATTTAAGAAAATAAATGCTTTGTTTTTCATAAAAATCCTTTCATCATTAATTCTAATCATCGTCTAAATCAGTACTCACCTCTATAAAAATAGGGAGATGATCAGAAATATATTTTCTACAATATTCATAGTTACCATTTGTATAGTCAATGGTACCACTTATATTATTATACTCCTTTGTATATTTTTTTGAAACAAAAATATTATCATATTGATTGGCTAATTTTTTTGTTCCAATAGTTGTCTTTAAATTAGGGGAAATACAATTTATTACACTGTCTTCATGGGAAAGCAAAGATTTAAATCCTTCATTTCTAACAGATAAATTAAAATCTCCACCAATTAATATATCATTTTCTTTTTTATCTAAATCTTGGAAATATTCATATACTTTAGGTAAAGCTTCAGCTTCAGCAACTCTAAAGCTTTTACGTTTCCCATATATAGAATGTAATAAAATAAAAGTAAAATCAAAGTTATTTATTTTAAAATCTGCCCCGTAAGGCTCCCTAATAAAATCGTTATTTTTATCTTTGAAATAACCTCTAGATTTTATAAATTTAACTCTATTAATTTTATATACGTAAGCATAATATTCCTTATACTTCCTAGTCCCCACAGGATAAGAAGCTATATGATAATCCCACTTTTCTTTTGAAATTTTGTTCATATTATCTACTAATTTTTCAACTCCATTTTTATTTGAAACTTCAATTAAACCAATTATATCAAACTCAGAAACTATGCTAGCTAATTCAGTATAATTTTTTTGATTTTGTCCTAGTCTTAAAACATTAAATGAAGATATATAGGCAGTATTATCCTTTGTAGAGTAGGGATTATCATTAGAAAATGAAATAAAATATATTGAAATAAAAATAGTTAAAAATATTGATTTCATAAATTACCTCGATTATTAGTCAAAATAAAAGGCAGAAATATTCTGCCCTTTAGAGTTTATAAATAGTTTTCTGGAAACATAATTTTTTCCACACCTTCAATAATAATATGAAGGATCATCATATGAATTTCTTGGATTCTATCTGAAGTCTCTCCAGGAATAATAAATTCATAATCACAAATTCCCTTTAATTGTCCTCCATCTTTTCCAAGAAGGGCAACAGTTTTCATTCCTATTTCCTTAGCTGTCTTTATAGCTTTAATAACATTGTCTGAATTTCCACTAGTGGAAATTCCAATTAACATATCATTTTCTTTTCCAAAGGCTTCAATACCTTTAGAAAAAATAGAATTAAATCCATAATCATTTCCAACACAAGTTATATGAGAAGAATCAGATATGGAAATAGCAGGAAGTGCTCTTCTTTCGTTTCTAAATCTACCTGTAAATTCCTCTGCAAAATGCATTGCGTCACAGTTACTTCCACCATTTCCGCAAATCATAACTTTATTTCCACAAGTGAAAATTTTAGCCAACTCAATGGCAATTTTTTCTGTTGTTTTATTATTTTCTTCTTCTTTTATAAAGTTAATAAGTAGTTCTAATTCATCTTTATATGATTTTATTAAATTCATAATTTGTCCTTTCTATTATTTAGCCGTTAATTTTATAATGTGACATAAAATTTAAAAACTTAATTATTGGAGTAAGATTAGCCTTATCCTTAGTTATAACTAATTGATATCCATCTTTAATTTCTTCTAATTCTTCTACTATTTTAAAAGTTCCATTTAAAATTTCTTTAGAAACTGAATAATAAGGTAAAATAACATTTGCAATATCTTTTTTTACCATACCTTTAATTACTTCTAAACTTCCTAAAACTGAAATTTTATTTTCAAATATAAAATTATATTTATCTTCTAAGTAATTAATAGCTTTGGTGTTGTTAGGAACATTAGTTCTAGTAATAAGAGGATATTCAGAGATATTTTCAATTGAAATGTCTTTGTTTGAAGTTATCAAAACATATGGAACTTTTTCAACAGTAATAACATCTAGGTTAGGGTCAATAATATGCTCTTCATCAACTAAAGCTATATCTATTTCTCCTTCTTTTAATTCTTTTAAAAGAATAACTTTATCTGATATTTTAATTTCATATTCAATTTCATTGTGAGAATGACCAAATTCTTCCATTAATCTAGGTAAAAGTGGATCTCCGATTATAGAAGTAGAACCAATTATGATTTTAGCTTTACCTAATTTAATAATTCTATTGATTTCTTTTTCTGTTCTTTGAACTTTGTTGAAAATATCTTCAGCCATTTTATACAGAGCTTCTCCAGTATAGGTAAGTCTTATTTTTTTAGAACTTCTATCAAACAATTTAGTATTTAAAATTTCTTCAAATTTCTTTACTTGAATAGAAACAGCTGACTGATTAATAAATAATCTATTTGCTGCTTTAGTGAAACTTTTTTCTTTAGCTACTTCGTAAAAAATTTTTAAATAATGTAAATCCATAAATTCCTCCTTAATCAAGAGCGTATACTCTAAGATCTAAATATATTCTATCATATAAAGTATATATTTCATATATAAAATCAAAAATATTTAAAAAAAGAAAATTAATTTGTTATAATCTGAATATAAAGAAAAATTAATACAAAGGAGATTAATATGGATAAAGTTATTAATAGAGAAATGATAGATGAAAAGTATAAATGGAAACTAGAGGATATCTATGAAAATTGGGATAAATGGGATAAAGATATTGGTAAATTAAAGGAAGATATAAAGGGTATTTCTAAGTTTCAAGATAAAATCAAAGAAGATAAAGAAAGCTTTGTTTCTTTAATAAATTTACAAGAAAAAATAGAAAGAAGATTGGAAAAATTATATATCTATGCTTTTATGTGGAAAGATTTAAATTCTGTTGATCAATTTGTTTCTAAAAAATTACAAGATATTGAATATATCTACTCAGAATATGGTGTTGTTTCCTCTTGGGTAACTCCTAAAATTCTTGAGATACCAGAGGATACAATGGATAAATGGATAGAAAGCAATGAAAAATTGCAAGAAAATAAATTTGGATTAAAGGAAATATACAGGCTTAAAACTCATGTTTTAGATATGGAAAAGGAAAAATTATTATCTTATTTTGGACAATACATGGGAGCAACAAATTCAATATATAATGAACTTTCAATATCAGATATAAAATGGAACAAAATAAAATTATCCTCTGGGGAAGAGGTTGAAGTTACAAATGGAATGTATTCTAAAATTTTAGGGGAAAGTAGAAATGTGGAAGATAGAAGAAATGCTTTTGAGGCTTTATATAAAGCCTATGAAATCAATAAAAATACATATGCTTCAATATATAAAAGTCAGTTACAAAGAGATGTGGCTTTTATAAAAGCTAAAAACTATAAAACAACTTTAGATCAAGCTTTGGAACCTGATAATATTCCTGTGAAAGTTTATGAAAATTTAATAGAATCTGCTAGAGAAAATTCGGAACCATTAAAAAAATATATAAGTCTAAGAAAAAAATACTTAAAATTAGACAAATATCATTACTATGATAATCAAATAAAAATAGTAGATTATAAAAGAGAATTTTCTTATGATGAAGCTAAAGATATTGTATTAAATTCAGTAAAACCTTTAGGAGATAAATATTTTGAAAATTTAAAAAAAGCTATAGGTGATGGATGGCTTGATGTTTTTGAAACACCTAATAAAAGAAGCGGTGCTTATTCTATAAATATTTACGATGTTCATCCTTATATGCTTTTAAATTATAATGGTACCATGGATTCTGTTTTTACTTTAGCCCATGAATTAGGACATACTCTTCACAGTATGTATTCAACAAAAAATCAGCCTTATGCCACTAATGATTATACTATTTTTGTTGCAGAAGTAGCCTCAACTTTTAATGAAAAATTACTTTTAAAATATATGCTAGAAAATACAGAGGACAAAAAAGAGAGAATAGCATTAATAGAAGAAGCTATTGGAAACATTATGGGAACTTATTATTTACAAGCTTTATTTGCCAATTATGAATATGAAGCTTACAAAATTGTTGAAAAGGGAGAAAGTATAACCACTGATATTTTAGATAATTTAATGGAAAAATTATTTAAAGATTATTTTGGTGATGAACTTGTAATGGATGATTTACAAAAAATTATTTGGGCAAGAATTCCACATTTTTTCAATTCTCCATACTATGTTTATCAATATGCCACAAGTTTCTCAGCTTCATCAAAATTATTTGAACTAGTAACAGATGAGAAATATAGTAATGAAGAAAGAACTATAGCTTGTGAAAAATATTTAAAACTATTAAGTTCAGGTGGAAATAATTATCCTGTTGAACAACTAAAACTTGCAGGAGTAAATTTAGAGGAAAAAGATAATTTTGCAGCAGTAAGCAAAGAAATGGAAAAATTAATTAAATTATTAGAAAAAGAAATTTAAGGTTGACGAATAAAAAAGAATATGATAAAGTTGTTTTTATCAAATATCAGTAATAACTGAATAAAATTCCATTTTAGATACTAGACGCAGGACGGGAAACCTGGTTCGCCTTTTAAGGCCGTAGAGTATCTTTTTTATTTAAAATTATAAAATTTAAATTTAAAAATGGAGGAATTATGGAACAAACAGTTACAAACTTAAAAGAATTGGTAAGAGCAGGAAGAGGAATAATACCTGCAGATTTGGTCATTTCCAAAGGGACATTAGTAAATGTAATGTCAAATGAAATATATCCTGCAGATGTTGCAATTTATAAGGATACTATAGTTGCAATAGGAAATGTAGATGATTATATTGGAGATGCAACTGAAATTTTAGATGCTTCTGGGAAATATATAACACCAGGGCTTATTGATGGACATATTCACAGTGAGTGTAGTAAATTAAGTATTACTAGTTATGCTAAAGCAGTAGTTCCTTGTGGGACAACAAGCATGATATCTGGCTTAGATGAATATATTTCAGTTTCAGGTTTAGAGGGATTAAAAGAAATCTTTGAAGAAATTAAACTAAGCCCTTTAAAAGTATTTTGGGGAGCTCCTCATCAAACTCCTTATACTATTCCACAATCTACTATTTCTTTTAATTTTACTAAGGAAGTTCATGAAAATGTTCAAAAATGGCCTGAATGTTTTGGAGTTTGGGAAACAGTTAGAGAGTTTATTCAAGAGGAAGACGAAAATACTTTAGGAGCAATAGCTGAGGCATCTAAAAATAGATTACCAGTTTTTGGTTGTGCACCAATGGCTAGGGGAAAAGAATTAAATGGCTATTTATGTAGTGGTGTACGTTTGGATCATGAAAGTTATACCCATGAAGAAGTTGTTGAAAAAATGAGAAATGGAATGCATATGTTAATTAGAGAATCATCTGTAACTCATTTCTTAGAAGAAAATATGAGAGCAGTTACAGAGGTTAATCCATATTTTGCAAGGCGTGTAAGTTTTTGTACTGACGATGTTACAGCTACAGATGTTTTAGAAAAAGGACATTTAGACAATGTTGTTAGATTAGCTATAAAACAAGGTATAGAACCTATCACAGCAATACAAATGGCAACTATAAATAGTGCAGAGGCTTATAGAATAGATCATTTAATTGGATCAGTTTCTCCTGGAAGAATAGCAGATATTCTTTTAGTTGATAATTTAGAAGAATTTAAAGTGAACACTGTAATTACAAATGGGAAAATAGTTGCTAAAAATAAAAAACTTACATATGAGTTAAAAGCTCCAAAAAGAAGTGAATTATTAACAAGTAAATTAAAATGTGATAAGGTTTTACCATCAGATTTTCAATATAAAGTTGAACAAGAAAATGGAAAAGTAAAGGTGCTTTCTATGAATGTTATAGGTCCATTTGTTAGAAAAAGAAGAGATGCTATATTGGAAGTTGAAAATCATATTGTAAAACCAGATATTGAAAATGATGTTTTAATGGTTTCGGTTTTAGAAAGATTTGGGAAAAATGGAAATAAATCTTTAGCTTTTTGTTCAGGATGGAAGTTAAAAAGAGGAGCAATGGCTTCTTCAGCAGCACCAGATGATAATAATATTGTTGTACTTGGAGCAAGTGCTTCTGATATGGCAGTTGCAGTAAATTATTTAATTGAAAATGGTGGAGGACAAGTGGTTGTTTGTGATGGAAAAATTATAGAATTTTTACCATTACCAGTTGGAGGAATATGCAGCGATGCAGAACCAGAAGAAATAGCAAGAATAGAAAAATTATTATCTAAAGGAGCAAATGAGTTAGGTTGTGATTTACCAGAGCCTCTAATGTATATGTTTTTCTTACCTATAACAGCTATTCCAGACTATGCTATAACAGATGTTGGACCAGTTGACTGTATAGAGCTTAAAATATTTAATCCAATTTTAGAAACAAATATAAAATAAATCTTTTAGGAGGGCTAAAATGGAAAAAAAAGTTTTAAAAAGACTTATTGAAGTTGCTTCAGGAAGAGAGAAGGCAGATTTAGTTATTAAAAATTCCAAAGTAGTGGATGTTTATTCTTCTAAAATTATAAATGGAGATATTGCCATTTGTGATGGAATTATAGCTGGAATAGGATCCTACGATGGGAAGAAAGTAATAGATGCAAAGGGAAAATATGCTGCACCAGGTTTTATAGATAGTCATATACATATTGAATCAGCATATGTTTCTCCAGAGGAAATAGGTAAACTATTATTGCCTCATGGGGGAACAACTATAATTGCAGATCCCCATGAAATTGTTAATGTTTGTGGAATTAAAGGTTTAAACTATATGATGGAAGCTGGAAAAAATACAGTTTTAGATATAAAATATATGATACCATCTTGTGTTCCTGCAACTCCCTTTGAAGATTCAGGGGCTATTATAGATGCAGAAAAAATAAAGGAACCTATACTAAGGGAAAATGTTTTAGGATTAGGAGAATTTATGAATTTTCCAGGGATAATTAATGGAGAAGATTATGATTTAGAAAAAATAATGGTTGCTAAAAATTCAAATAAAATAATTGATGGTCATTGTCCAGGAATATATGGGAAGGATTTAAATGCCTATGTCTCTGTTGGAATTAGAAATGATCATGAATGTTCCACTGTTGAAGAAATGGACGATAGAATTTCTAGAGGAGTTTATGTATTATTAAGAGAAGGATCAGCCTGTCATAATTTAAGAGATTTAGCAAAGGGTGTAACTAAAAATAATAGTAGACGTTGTCTTTTATGTTCAGACGATAGACAGCCAAAAACTATACTAGAGTTAGGACATCTAGATAATCATTTGAGAATTTGTGTTGAAGAGGGAATTGATCCAATAGGAGCAATACAAATGGCAACAATAAATGCAGCAGAATGTTTTAATTTAAAGGATAGGGGAGCAATTGCTCCTGGGCTTCGTGGAGATATAGTTCTTTTAGATGACTTAACAAATTTTAAAGTTCAGCAGGTCTTTGTAAAGGGGGAAAAAGTAGCAGAAGCTGGAGAATATCTTCTTGAAACTAAAAAATATGATATAAGTTCAGTTAAGGGAAGTATGCATGTGGCTGATTTTTCTTTAGAGAGGTTGCAATTGAAACTAAAGTCAAATAAAGTTAATTTAATTGATATTTTACCAGGTGGAGTTGTAACAAAGAAAAGTGTTGGGGAAATTAATATAGACAGCAGTGGTGACTTTATATATGATAAAGAAAAGGATATTGCTAAAGTAGCTGTAATAGAAAGACATAATAACACAGGGAAAATGGCAGTGGCTTTACTTAGAGGATATGGAATAAAAGAAGGAGCAGTTGCTTTGTCCATAGCCCACGATTCTCATAACATAATAGTTGTTGGAGTCAATAATGAAGATATGACCTTTGCAGTTGAAAAATTGATAGAGCAAGAAGGTGGAATTATTCTTGTTAAAGATAAAAAAATTATAGAATCAATGCCTATGCCAATAGCAGGTATTATGAGTGATAAAGATGGAAAATGGGTTGATAAAAAATTAAGAGCCATCCATGAAAAGGCTTATAATGAACTAAGGGTGCATAAAAATGTGGAGCCTGTTATGACACTATGCTTTATGTCTTTACCTGTAATTCCTGAAATAAAAATTACAGATAGAGGTTTATTTGATGTAACACAATTTAAATTTATAGATTTAGAAATTTAATATTATATATAGTTAAATAAGGAGAGAAAATGAAATCTAATTCACATATTCCTTTTTTCAAAAAGGGAGATATAGGTGGTCTTACGTATATAGTTACAAATAATGTTATAAATTATTTAATTGTTATAGCAACACTTTCAGGAGTTTTAGAATGGCCTGATGAAATTGTTTATGGAAAGGTAATCCCTGGAATGTCAATAGGTTTGGGGTTAAGTTG
Protein-coding regions in this window:
- a CDS encoding adenine deaminase, encoding MEQTVTNLKELVRAGRGIIPADLVISKGTLVNVMSNEIYPADVAIYKDTIVAIGNVDDYIGDATEILDASGKYITPGLIDGHIHSECSKLSITSYAKAVVPCGTTSMISGLDEYISVSGLEGLKEIFEEIKLSPLKVFWGAPHQTPYTIPQSTISFNFTKEVHENVQKWPECFGVWETVREFIQEEDENTLGAIAEASKNRLPVFGCAPMARGKELNGYLCSGVRLDHESYTHEEVVEKMRNGMHMLIRESSVTHFLEENMRAVTEVNPYFARRVSFCTDDVTATDVLEKGHLDNVVRLAIKQGIEPITAIQMATINSAEAYRIDHLIGSVSPGRIADILLVDNLEEFKVNTVITNGKIVAKNKKLTYELKAPKRSELLTSKLKCDKVLPSDFQYKVEQENGKVKVLSMNVIGPFVRKRRDAILEVENHIVKPDIENDVLMVSVLERFGKNGNKSLAFCSGWKLKRGAMASSAAPDDNNIVVLGASASDMAVAVNYLIENGGGQVVVCDGKIIEFLPLPVGGICSDAEPEEIARIEKLLSKGANELGCDLPEPLMYMFFLPITAIPDYAITDVGPVDCIELKIFNPILETNIK
- the ade gene encoding adenine deaminase, translating into MEKKVLKRLIEVASGREKADLVIKNSKVVDVYSSKIINGDIAICDGIIAGIGSYDGKKVIDAKGKYAAPGFIDSHIHIESAYVSPEEIGKLLLPHGGTTIIADPHEIVNVCGIKGLNYMMEAGKNTVLDIKYMIPSCVPATPFEDSGAIIDAEKIKEPILRENVLGLGEFMNFPGIINGEDYDLEKIMVAKNSNKIIDGHCPGIYGKDLNAYVSVGIRNDHECSTVEEMDDRISRGVYVLLREGSACHNLRDLAKGVTKNNSRRCLLCSDDRQPKTILELGHLDNHLRICVEEGIDPIGAIQMATINAAECFNLKDRGAIAPGLRGDIVLLDDLTNFKVQQVFVKGEKVAEAGEYLLETKKYDISSVKGSMHVADFSLERLQLKLKSNKVNLIDILPGGVVTKKSVGEINIDSSGDFIYDKEKDIAKVAVIERHNNTGKMAVALLRGYGIKEGAVALSIAHDSHNIIVVGVNNEDMTFAVEKLIEQEGGIILVKDKKIIESMPMPIAGIMSDKDGKWVDKKLRAIHEKAYNELRVHKNVEPVMTLCFMSLPVIPEIKITDRGLFDVTQFKFIDLEI